The Papaver somniferum cultivar HN1 chromosome 6, ASM357369v1, whole genome shotgun sequence genome segment ATATGAGTGAAAAACATTCAGAAAGATTTCAGAAACAGTGTTCAAAAGTCCAGCTCCACGATCAGATATGATGGTCAACCGGCGATCATCATCGACAATTCCCTTCCAATTTTCCAGAAAACGGCACCAATTATCACCATTTTTGCCAGAAACAAGCCCAAACGCAAGTGGAAATATCTCtacaaataaaaagaaacaaaaaatgggtAGCATGTTTCGAATCGCATAGTAAAAGAAACCGTGACAAGTTGTCTCCAGAAAAATGGAaccaactagcacaagttgtctccaaaaatgGAAGCAACTTGGTCAAGTTGGTTCAAAAATCTGAAAGTTGTTTCACAAAAATCTGAACCTACAATAACATCATGCTAGACAAGAAACTTAAAAACAACAACATACGTCGGTTACAAATTTCTACCAAAGGTTTTTTTCCataatttgaaacaaaaaaaatgtaaaaccacAAATAGAAACACCAAAAATAAAGAAACACATCATATAAAGAGAAGAGGAAAGAAAATGCATAATACCTTTGTTGGCAGTTCTCCCACAAGCTACCATAAGACCACCCCTGAACTTTCCAGTAAGAAATGTAACATCTATTTTCATCATAGGACGGCAATACTTGTTGAACCCTGTGATGCAAGATTCAAAATCAATAATAAAACCTCTCAAACTTCCGGTTTTCAGCATTAAACTCAAAGTTGATGACACTTCCAGGATTATGACTCTTCACGGCTTCTTCATACAACAAAAGTCAAAATACGACTTGATATCATCTCCCCAAATACATTCTTTGCAAAATTTCAGTCCACGATATGCTTGATGGTACGTGAGGTCAACTTGATACTCTATGAAAAACAAATCTTGAATGTCAGCAGCTGATTTCTGCTTACTCGAAACTCTAAGATCATCTATTACGATGTTCTTGATAAAATTCTTCGTCATTCGAAGCTTTAAAAGATCAGAGCACGCCAACCCACAAGAATGCTCCGACATGCACTTAAAAACGTGGCCTTTTGGGTCTACCAAAGATGAGTGGAACCTACAGTTACATCCTTTTTCTTTGAAAAGGCAACAAACGGTATAACGCTTCCGATCACTCTTAACATGTTTGACTTTATACCCACTCTCCACTCGATACTACAACATGACATCACAGACTTCGTCTTTCCCTCCCTCAAACATCTGACCAATACCAGTAAGAATTCCATCCCAAGCATCACACTTCCTTGGTTCTCTTATGGATAATTGATTCATCGAAACATCATCAGTCGTGTCTTCAACAAAAGCCAAACTGTCAGTTGAAACACAACttgaagaagctgaagaagaagcaacacatgaagaagaagaagaagaagaagaataagaaggagGAGTTTTGAACTGAATATTGAACCTCAAAACTTCCATTCTCTTAGATTGGTAGTATATAACAAGAAAATTCAAATCTAAATCAGACTGGATGGTTGAAGTACACCATTAACATCAGAAAGAATTACAAAAGGGACTTGAGAAAGAATACTCCAAGAATGTAACACAACACTTTGCATCTCCTTAAATGTAGTTGATTCGGAAATAACATGAGAGATGCTTAAGTTGTAAAAGTTAATCTCCGCGACAACCATATTTACCTGACACAAAAAGAAACTCAGTAAATTGCAAAAGATAATCAAATACAAGTTGCCTTCATAAATTGAAGCAACCACCACAGGTTGTTTAGAGAAATATTAAAAGCAACCAACCCAAGTTGTTTCCACAACTAGAAGCAACTTGCACAAGTTGTTTTCAGAATTGGAAGCAACTACCACAAGTTTTCCTGAGATTCGATATGTGTTTTCAGTAACAATGACATTCAATATGAAAAACATAAAGCTGAAAAACAAAAAGCAATTCAAAATGTGATCCAACATGTCCTGTAGCTTAAACTTTGGTCATGATACAATTCACTAAAAACAATATAAACAGATTAACAAGTTACATTGCTTGTATTCACGAACATAATGTAATCAGGTTGAACTACTACATTGTTGGATCACAAAATGTAACCCACAACATGTCCTGAGATTCAATATGTGATTCACCATGTCCTGTAGCTGAAACTTTGGTCATGACGCGAATCACTCGGGGCTGCAtccctcgtgagaagtatattaAGGGAAATCAGTGGAAAAAGATGAAGTATACACATCAAAAACTACATTGTTGTGTACGTAACAGGTTCAACAACTACATTGTTGTATCACAAAAACCAAAACCACCAACAATACACATCAAAAACTAACAATATGGCATAATATTCAGTTTCTGAATGGTTTTGATATTCACTAACAATATAACCTGAAACTACTAATACATTGAAAGGTTTTGATCGATAAAAATTCACTTTAATCTAGCTAATACCCTGGTAATTACGAATAATGGTTATCAGTTTCATTGTGTTTCAAAATGATAATCATAAATTGAAAAGACGATTTATTTAAAAGGTACAAACATGTAAATTTCACGGTTAATCACAAACGATATGAACTGAACGAGCAATCTGTACATTACATTATTCAGAACAAATAtgttaaaacaaaacaaagattaGAGCAAAAAAGTAAATCTTACCTGTTAACGAGATTGGACTTGAATAATGAGAAGAAATCAAATCGTTTGATCTCTGACAATAATGAATCAAGCTTCGTAATATCTCTGCAATCGATGAttcaatcaaataaaaataacGAATCAAGCTTCGTAACAGTACAAAAACTGAAGTAGATCTTCAGATTCAATGATTCAAATATGCAAAAAATTCTGATTCAGTTGAATTGAAAAACGATCTCGAAATATCTACTCAGTTGAAGAACAATTACAAACTCTGAAACTGCTTCAACGATTTCGAATCAACTAGATTCAATGGAGAATCCTCTTCTTCAATGGAGAATAAACAAAATCTAACTCTGAAACTGCTTCAACTATTTCGATTCATCTAGATTTAACTAGATTCAAAACTGCATGTTTCTGGAATTTCTCCCATCTCTGATCTCAGCTCTCCGGAATTTCTTTCTCTCCGgaatttctttttctctctctcgaAGCTCGAGAAAACGGAAATATATGTTAAATAAAGTGGAGGTTAAAATAGGACATCAACATCTTGTTGGATATTAAGCCGGTTGCAAAGTTGCCCCTGAAGGGTGTTCATGCAAAGCCCATGGATACCAGGGGCATATATAACGTTCCCACTGTTACCAAACCCGCCCAAATCTTTGTCCGGAGTAGCGGAAAAAAACCCTAACATTTCCTTCTTCTAAAGCTCTTTTGTAATCAATCCACTCCCCAGCCCTGGAATTTCTTCAATTCGTTCTGTGCTGGTGTTCCGCGGTAAGTTTtcccaatttttcttctttatttgaaaTGTGATCCAGTATATCATTTGAGAGATCACAAAAACTGtagaaaacaaaagtaaagtaAATCTGTGAAAGGATTTGTTATTGTCGAGTTAAGAATTTAATTGGTTTTGGTATCTTTTGTTGAAGTCAGGTTTTGATTGCAAGAATTTCTCATATCAATGGAATCACGTCCAGAAGTTGTCGACGATGATGCCTTTAATGATATAGAACCCCTAGTCATAAACAATCCAGAAGGCAAGGTAAGATATTGATTGAACTACTTGAGCCGTATGATTCTATTAGGAACAGTATATTTTCAAATCCGATGTGCATTTTTTTCCCCAATTCTTTTGGGTTTTTATTGCTTATTTTCTGAAATTCCCCATTTTGTTTCTCGTTCTTTCTGGATCCTAATTGCATAATTTCCCGAACGTTCgggttttcatttatttttctttcctatAATCAATTCAATTCTAtaattggcaaaaaaaaaaaaaaaatcttgaccAGTTTGCATTCACATAGACCCACTGTGTAAGTACTGAATTGTTTTGGAAACATACAGATGATGAAAACAATTAAGAATTGAGTAAGAATTTGATTAGTGATAAGTTGCACGAGGAAGTTGAGGATTCActcaaaagaaaaagagaaagtccCTTTATCAATTTTGCGCTTGAAGCTTCACTATCTGCCGGTTTGATCAGCTCATTACCAGATCAATCATCATCAAAGAGGCCCAAGTTAGACGATCATACAGTTCAAGCTTCTTATGGTATTGGTTTAGCAGTCGTATGCTTTTTTCTCCAGTTCTCCTCCTAATTTTTCTATATACTTTTATGTGCTAACTTCAGAACGTTTATTCAAACTGAAACTAGCTGACCCATCATCGGCGAGCATCCAACTTATTAGAGATTCCACTGAATCTCGCCACTACATGAAAGCACTGAAGCATATCAAAGCTCTACAATCCGAGTTTCCATCTTCTGCACTCGTTCTGGTAATGCTTACTACCTTACAATacaaaattcaaattcaagtTCTAGTTTGAATGTTAAATATACTCTTCTATTTATTCCCTATTACTTAGGCTCTGAAGGTACTTGTATATGCAATAATTGGCGGTGAAGTTGGAGTATCATCTGTTCTCTCAAAGACTGAGGCCAAGGTGTTCTCTGATATCTCAGCTTTTCCAGATGTGCTGACAACATTTGAGGCTGTTTGGTTACATCTCGGTCACCGTaagtaatttttttcttattcttctgcATCAAATGCTATTCATACAAGATTTAATATCTTCAAAGGAAACtaatatcaattttattttatggaTGAATATTACAGTGGATAAAGCGACTTATATTTACGAATTTGCTCGTGTGGAAGATTGTAACAGTTTCGGGCTGATGAGGAGATTGTTTAATTGTTATTCTCACAAATCATTATTTGTAAAACAACTTAAGGTTTGATGTGTCCAAGAAcccaaaatatgtgtttgtttcatttttctttggaTTTGCTTGTTCCAACTTTCTTAATTTGATTTCAATATATGTTGGCAGGTTTCCCTCAAAATGTATAAGCTTGTTCGGGAGGACAAATTTCTGTTCTGGGCTGTTTTTTGCATTCACTTACAGGTTTGCTACTAAATGCAATAAGCTGTTAATTTATCACAATATATGTATTATAAATGCCAGTGATATTTCCTGCATTGGTGCAGGTGCTTTCTCTTTTGATCAAGAAGCACGGGATGGATAATTTGTTGGATGAACCAGAATGTAAGTTCTTCTATCTTAGTTTTTTTTGCCTTTTAACAAGATTACATTACACACAAGTACCCTTTTAAATATGCTGCAGCTATTTTGCAGCCTTCTTGGTATACATGTCTATAACGGAGCAGCAAGAAATATACGACCCTGTTCGTGAGATTCTTTGCAAGTTAGGTTCGACACTTCTAGTGGTCAAAGCTGATAAGCAGCATTTGTTATTATTGCTGATTTAATAGTTGTTGAATGTTGACAATACTTTGTGTCTCGATTACCCTTTGAAGACCACattttatgagaatttcacttttGAATGAGGATAACATAAGTTTCTAGTGTTGAAAATGAATGCTTAATATAAGTCTTGGTATAGTTTAATTTAAGTAACATACATCCAAGTTTCTAGCTGCTGATGGAGAACTTACTTCATTTTACTCCGGCAATGCATTGTTTTCCAGAAGTGACAAGATTAGGCAGTTTCATGATATGTGTATTGGTGTATCTGGAGATTGGAAGAATTTGAGTACAACTGTTAGTATTTTGCGCAAGTATATGAGACAGTTGAAGAAAAAAGGTAAGGGAAGGCCCATGGTCAATAAATTTGCAAAGTATATGGCAAAGAAGTCTCACATGTTGAATGGAGCGTTTGAAGTTATTATTTGCGCATTCGATGAGCTAGAGGTATGAGTTTTGCTCTTTATGAAGTTAGCTTCTGCTTTATCTCTCGTTAGCTGTTAGTGTTTATTCTCCATGCTTACGAATAGTTTGAATGGCTGCTATAACATACTAGAATTGCATGTTAGAAATGAGTAAAATTATGTCGATCTCTTGGAAGAGATCTCAAATTTTCACTGAAATTTGACTCgcaaatttaaatataaaaaataacataGGCAAGTGTTTTGCTACTCGACGCAAATAATATCTGAGAAAAGCTGGTTTTACCCAACCAAATCTTCCACCCATTCTTTTGCTTGGAAGACGCCATGAAAGTGCCATGCTTAGGAAACTAAGGCAATGCCTTT includes the following:
- the LOC113287339 gene encoding N-terminal acetyltransferase B complex auxiliary subunit NAA25-like isoform X1 is translated as MKALKHIKALQSEFPSSALVLALKVLVYAIIGGEVGVSSVLSKTEAKVFSDISAFPDVLTTFEAVWLHLGHLDKATYIYEFARVEDCNSFGLMRRLFNCYSHKSLFVKQLKVSLKMYKLVREDKFLFWAVFCIHLQVLSLLIKKHGMDNLLDEPESFLVYMSITEQQEIYDPVREILCKLGSTLLVVKADKQHLLLLLI
- the LOC113287339 gene encoding N-terminal acetyltransferase B complex auxiliary subunit NAA25-like isoform X2; this encodes MKALKHIKALQSEFPSSALVLALKVLVYAIIGGEVGVSSVLSKTEAKVFSDISAFPDVLTTFEAVWLHLGHLDKATYIYEFARVEDCNSFGLMRRLFNCYSHKSLFVKQLKVSLKMYKLVREDKFLFWAVFCIHLQVLSLLIKKHGMDNLLDEPESILQPSWYTCL
- the LOC113287339 gene encoding N-terminal acetyltransferase B complex auxiliary subunit NAA25-like isoform X3, coding for MKALKHIKALQSEFPSSALVLALKVLVYAIIGGEVGVSSVLSKTEAKVFSDISAFPDVLTTFEAVWLHLGHLDKATYIYEFARVEDCNSFGLMRRLFNCYSHKSLFVKQLKVSLKMYKLVREDKFLFWAVFCIHLQVLSLLIKKHGMDNLLDEPE